In Tenacibaculum sp. 190524A02b, the genomic stretch TACGAAAAAGGCGTACAATTATTCAACCTAAATCGTTATAAAGAAGCATCTAAATATCTTAAAGATTCATTAACTGAAACGCCTAATGATTTTTATGCTCAATATTATTTAGCATTATGTTTTCACAATTTAGATGAATTCGATAATTTAAAACAAATAGCTATTGCTCTTATTGGTCAATATCCTGACAGCGATGAAGCACATTATCTTTTATCTATTTATTATTTATCTATTGACAATATAGATAAAGCTTATGAATATATAAATTCTGCTATCTCTTTAGACTCTTATGAAGCAACTTATTTTGGATACAAATCCTTAATTCTTATACAAAAAAAAGAATATACTAAGGCTTTAAATACGGCTAATCAAGGCTTAAGTATTGATGCTAAAAATACACTTTGCCTAAATACAAGAACAAAAGCTTTAACTAAATTACAAAGGAAAGAAGATGCTTTTGAAACTTTACAAAACACCTTACAAGACAACCCAGAAGACTATTTTACTCGTGCAAATGCTGGATGGACAAACCTTGAATTAGGAAATTATAAAGTCGCTAAAGTTCATTTTCAAGAAGCACTTCAAAAAGACCCCAATAATGAATATGCTAAAGAAGGAATGCTAGAAGCCATTAAAGCTAAAAATATAGTATATCGTTCTTTTCTAAAATATTCTTTTTGGATGGAAAAGAAAAGTTCAAAATACCAATGGGGTATTTTTATTTCTCTATACTTATTGTATAGATTCTCTACTAAACTTAGTAGTGAATTTGGCTTTTCTTTTATGATACCTATTATAGCTCTTCTGTACTTTTCTTTTGTTTTAGGATCTTGGATTATTACTCCAGTTTCTAACGCTATATTACTTAGTGATACCTATAGCAAATACCTTTTAAATAATAAAGATAAGAATGCGGCTTACTCTTTTATTCTTTTATTCTCCATAGCTATACTAAGTATCTTTGTGTATTACTATTTTAATACACCACATCTATTGTTTTTTGTAATAGCTACTTTTTCATCCATTATTCCAATTACACATTCAATACAAAAAAGTAGTATCTCCATAAAAAACATAGGTTTTCTTTATGGTCTTATTATTTTTGCCATAGGAATATTTAACCTTATTTTTAGTTTAAATATTTCTATTTTAGTACCTATTATAATGTTTGTTGCCTACACTTGGTTGCAAAGTTTAATAAAACCTCGAAATGACTGATTTTATTAACAATTTAAAATATAAATTTAAACACGCTGGTATTGTTGAAAAACTAATTTATGCTAATCTAGCTGTATTTATTTTAGTTTTTATTTTAAATACTTTTACTTTTTTATTTAAAGCGGATAGTAACTTCATTGTAAAATGGTTTGCATTCCCTTCAAATACTGATGACTTTGTAACAAAACCATGGACTATTGTTACGTATGGTTTTTTACATACAAGTTTTATTCATTTATTATTAAATTTAATAGCTCTTTTTTTCATAGGAAATTTATTTAAACAATATTTCACATCAAAACAATTACTTAACTTTTACATATTAGGTACCGTTTTAGGAGGTCTTATTTTTATGGTTAGCTATAACTTTTTTCCTGTTTTTGCTAACGTTTCTAAAAACAGTATTCTATTAGGTGCTTCTGCTGGTGTTTCTGCCATATTTATTGGTATTGCTAGCTATATTCCAGAATACCAAGTTAAAATACCTCTAATTGGTTTTATTAAATTATGGGTGCTAGGAGCTATTTGGGTTGCTTTGGATATTATACAAATTCCTGCGGGTAATGCTGGAGGGCATTTAGCTCATTTAGGAGGTTCCTTATTTGGTTTTGTGTATATTAATTATGCCAATAACAAGGAAATAACTATATTTAGCTCTATTACAGATTTTTTTAAGAAATCAATCAAAAAACAAAAAGACACCCCACTAAAAACTGTTTATAAATCAGGTAATAAACCCTCATATTCAAGTAGATCAAAGTCAAAAACGCAACAAGAAATTGATACTATTTTAGACAAAATAAGCAAATCAGGGTACGAAACTCTTACTAAAGAAGAAAAAGAGTTTTTGTTTAAACAAGGTAAGAATTAGATGAGAAAAAACTCCATTATAAATACACTTTTATTGTTTATAAATTCATTATTAGCTACTGCGCTACTATTGTCATATTTATTACCTTATATTTCTCCAAAAACAATTCCTGCACTTACTGTTTTTAGTTTGTTTGTTCCTTTTTTGGTATTAACTAACTTAGGTTTTCTCATTTATTGGTTGATTAAACTACATAAAAACGCCTTGCTTTCGGCGCTTATTTTACTGATTGGATGGTTTGTAGCACCTCCTCTTTTAAAGTTTTCAAACAAAGAAGTAGTACTTACTAATGATTTAAAAGTAATGAGTTACAATGTCCGATTATTCAATCATTATAAATGGAATGAGGATGTAACTACTGAACAAAAGATATATGAATTTATCAATACTAAATCTCCGGACATTGTTGCTTTGCAAGAGTTTTACCATTCAGATTTATTAGATATCAAATTACCATACAAATACATAAAAACCAAAACCAATCATAATAAATTTGGTTTAGCTATTTATTCAAAATATCCCATTGTTAACTCTGGTTCTTTAAACTTTAAAAACAGTGCTAACAATACTATTTTTGTAGATATAGCCAAAAATGAAGATACTATTAGAGTTTATAATGTTCATTTAGAATCTTTAAAATTAAACACCAATAAAGAAAATTTTGGCGAAGAAAGTTCAGAACGATTATTTAAACGTTTGCGTAACGGCTTTAAAAAACAAGTTGGACAAACTGAACTTATTATGCAACATGAGTATAGTTGGAAAGGAAAAAAAATTATGTGTGGCGACTTTAATAATACTTCTTACTCATGGGTATATAGAAAATTAACTGAGAATAAAAAAGACGCTTTTATTGAGCGTGGTTTAGGGTTAGGTAAAAGTTTCAGATATATTTACCCTATGCGTATTGACTTTATTTTAACAGATAATGGAGCTACTATTAATCAGTTTAAAACCTATAACGATGTTAAACTTTCCGACCACTACCCTATCATGAGCCGTTTAAATTGGTAAGCTTCTTTTTTTATTTTAAAAACTGTATTTTTACCAGCCAATCAAACTATAATTAATGAAACACTTTAATGTTGCCGTTATTGGTAGTGGACCTTCAGGAGCTTCTACTGCCTTTCATTTAGCTAAAAAAGGAATCTCTACTGTAATTATAGAAAAGGAAACACTACCACGTTATAAAACTTGTGGTGGCGGTTTTGTTTTTAGAGGTCGAAAAAACTTACCTTTTGAAATTGATGATGTTGTTGAAAAAGAGTTTCACACAGTAGACATTTATTTAGGTGATAAGTTACACTTTCAAACACATAGAGAGGAACCTACTATTTCTATGATTATGCGTGATTCTTTCGATAATCTTATAACTCAAAAGGCAAAAGAATTTGGCGCTACTCTTTTAGAAAATCATAAACTAACAGGATTAGACTTTTCAGATTCTTATATTACTATTGAAACCAGTCAAGGTAATTTTACTGCTGACTTTGTTATTGCTGCCGATGGCGCTTTAAGTCCTACTGCTAAACTAGCGGGATGGAAAGAAGATACTCGTAAATTAATCCCTGCTTTAGAATACGAAGTAGAAGTATCTGATGAAGATTTTGAGCGTTTGTCTAAAGAAGTCCGTTTTGATATTGATGCTATCCCTTATGGGTATGCTTGGAGTTTTCCAAAAAAGAAACATTTATCTATTGGAGTTGCTTCTGCAAGAAGGACTAAAATAAATCTTAAACAATTCTATAAAGAATATTTGGAAACTTTAGGTATTACTAACGTTATAAATGCTACTCAACATGGTTTTCAAATACCTGTAGCGCCACGTACAGATGGCTTTGTAAAAAACAATGTCTTTTTAATTGGTGATGCTGCTGGCTTTGCTGATCCAGTTACAGCAGAAGGTATTTCTAATGCTATTTACAGTGGTAAGCTAGCTGCTGAAGCTATTATTGAGAGTAATCAAGATAAAACGCTTGCTGCGCAATTATATATAGAAAAAATAGAAGAAGGCTTATTACCTGAGGTAAAAACTGGTTTATGGCTTTCAAAATGGTTTTATGAGCAAAAAACCGTTCGTAATATTTTACTTAAAAAGTACGGACAACGCTTTAGTGAAGCTATGGCTGATGTTTTTCATGGTAAAAGAAGTTATCCTAAAGACATTAAGCAAACCATTAAACAACGTATTAAAGAATTGGTATTCTAACAAGATTATATTGACTAGTCCTAAATAACCGTTACAGTTATTTATTGATTAAATATATTAAACATCATCTAAAGTTATAGCTTTAGATGATGTTTTTTTTCGATATGATTTTATTTTCATAATGTTTTGTTGATGTGCTTGGTCAGGAGTTTTAAAATGACATGACCAATGCGGTCTTTTAGAGTTATAAATAGTTATTGATTGTTTTACTATTTTCTCCATTATCTTAATATCTAGATTTGTAGTATTGGTAAAGAACTCTTGTTTCAAGATTCCATTAACCCTTTCAGCTATGGCATTTTGATATGGATCATATGATTCTGTCATACTGCATTTAAGCTTTTGTTTTGACAAAATATCTTGATAGATGTTACTACAGTACTGTATCCCTCTATCTGAATGATGGATAAGTTCCTTCTCTGGATATACTCTGTTTTTTATAGCCATGACCAAGGCTTTTACAGTTGAGTTCACCGCTAAAGTTTTATCCAAATGGTATCCCACAATTTTCTTAGAATATGCATCTGTAATTAATGATAAATACATAGGTTTTTTACGGCTCCCTAAATAAGTAATATCTGCTACCCATACTTGTTCTGGTCGATTTACTTCCAAAGTTTCAATAAGATTAGCATGTTTTCTAAAACGATGATGTGAGTTGGTTGTAATATGGTAACTTTTTTGTCGTTTTATCAATAGTTTATTAGCTCGTAAAATATCAAATAATCGATCCCTTCCTACACCTAAACTGCCTAATTCTTCTGAAAGAATATAATACAGTTTTCTTGTTCCAATTCTTGGCTGTTCCATTCTTACATCCTTAACCAACTCAACAACCTTATTGGCTATGGTGTGAGCTTTGGTAACTCTATAATTAGCTCGATAATACACCTGCCTACTAAACCCGAGTAATTTACAGGTGGAAGAAATACTTTCTTTCTTTTGTAAAACAAACATATCAATTACTCGGTTTTGGAGTTTTTTCTGATAGGAATCTTATACTCTTTCTCAGCTAAATCAATCATCATATCAAATAGTATCGCTTTCTTCTCTACTGCTGCTGCTTGAGCTTTTAAACGATTATTTTGCTTTTCTAATTGACGTAATTTTTGTTCTAACTCTAATAGTTTTTGTTCTGGCGATTTTGGCATAGTAGATGGTGTTTGATGATCCCAATCAAAGTTACCATATTTTCTTAACCATACTAAAACAGTGCTACGACCTTGAATCCCATATTTAAGTTGAGCCTGTTTGTAAGTTAGTTCGCCTTTTTCTACTTCCGATACAACCGAAAGTTTAAAACTCATAGTATAATCTTTCTGTGTACGTTTGCGGTAAATATTGTCATTCATAATGTTACATAATTGTGTAACGCTATTTCAGGACGAGACATATCTAAAAAAATTAAAGCCTGAGTTTTTCAACTCAGGCTTTAATTTTTTTATTGAATTTTAAGTTTTAAAACTTAAATGATGCTCCAATTATAATTTGATTAATTCTTGTATCAAAATTAACATTAGCTAACTCAGTTACTAGAGTAGAACTTATATCAGAAAAAGCTCTTTCCCATCTAACATCTAAACCAAACTTACCTATCTCAACACCTGCTCCTAGTTGAAGTCCAACTGTTAAACCATTGGCTTCTGTTTTTATACTTTTTAAAGTATTGATACTTAAATCTCCATCAATTAAATATTGAAATGACGGCCCTACAAAAACATGTGCTACCTTTAAAAACTTCTTCCCTAATAATACAGGAATATCTATTTTTTGAAAATCGTAAGCAGCAACATCACTTGATGTTTTTAATGATGTATATACTAATTCAGGGCGAACATATAATCCAATTACTGGTATTTTAAATCGTGTCCAAACACCTGCATGAAAACCTGTTTTACTCTTTGCTCCAGAAAAGACATCTGCTTTTACTTCTCCAAAAGAGTCTGAATTGTAGTTGATACCTCCTTTAATACCGAAATCAATTTGCGATTGTGAAAACTGAACCGCTCCTAAAACAAAAACGATTAAGAATACTACTTTTTTCATTATTATAATTTTTTAGTTATTGCTATTAAAACGGTTTAAAAAAATTATTATTTTCTTTTTAACACCTTTTCTACTGCTTTAACAACAGCTTCATCATTAATCTCATACTTAGCCATTAATTCAGCTGGCGTAGCAGATTCTCCAAAACTATCATTTACAGCAACAAATTCTTGTGGAGTAGGATTATTGGTAGCTAAACAACGTGCTACACTTTCTCCTAAACCTCCATATTTATTATGCTCTTCAGCAGTTACAATACAACCTGTTTTTGCTACTGATTTTAAAATAGCTTCTTCATCTAATGGTTTTATAGTATGGATATTTATTACCTCAGCAGAAATTCCTTTTTCTTCTAACTTTTCAGCTGCTTGTAATGATTCCCAAACTAAGTGTCCAGTAGCTACAATAGTAACATCTGTTCCTTCAGTAAGTTGAACTGCTTTTCCTATTTCAAAAGGTTGATCTGTCATGAATACTGGTACTTTTGGACGTCCAAAACGTAAATACACAGGTCCTTCATGCTCAGCTATTGCAATTGTAGCTGCTTTTGTTTGACTATAATCACACGTATTAATTACAGTCATTCCAGGTAACATCTTCATCAATCCAACATCCTCTAGTATTTGATGTGTTGCTCCATCTTCTCCTAATGTTAAACCTGCATGAGATGCACAAATTTTTACATTCTTATCAGAATACGCTATTGATTGGCGAATTTGATCGTACACACGACCTGTTGAAAAGTTTGCAAAAGTACCTGTAAATGGTATTTTACCTCCAATGGTAAGTCCTGCAGCAATTCCCATCATATTTGCCTCTGCAATACCTACTTGGTAAAATCGCTCTGGATGATTTTTTGCAAAATCATTCATTTTTAATGATCCTGTTAAATCTGCACATAAGGCAACTACATCTGGATTTGTTTTTCCTAATTCGGTTAAACCATCTCCAAACCCAGAACGGGTGTCTTTTTTCTCAGTATATGTATATTTTTTCATTAGTTTGTGTTGTGAAATACGGTTCAAAAATAATCTTTTATAAGAGATTTAAGTTATAAATTCTTTAATTCTTTGTATAGTTTATGAATAGGCAATCCCATTACAGTAAAATAGCTTCCTTCTATCTTATTAATTCCTATTTTTCCAATCCATTCTTGAATCCCATAGGCTCCTGCTTTATCATATGGTTTATAAGTATTTATATAGTATTCTATTTCTTCTTTATCTAACTTTTTAAACCTAACTTTTACAATATCATGTACTACTTTTTGATACTCTTTTCCTGTAATACATATAGATGTAATTACTTCATGTGTTTTATTAGATAGCTTAGTTAACATTATGTAAGCTTCTTCATACGTCTTAGGTTTTCCTAATGCTTCCTCATTTACCCAAACAATTGTATCAGAAGTTATCACTAACTCATTGTCTCCTATATTTTCCTTAAATGGTACAGATTTCAATTTCGATAAATAGTCTGTAATTTGATAGGACGTTAAATTATCAGGATAAATTTCTTCTACCTCCTTTAATTGGATAGTAAAATCTATATCTAAGTCTCTTAATAATTGTTGCCTTCTTGGTGAAGCTGATGCTAAAGTAATTTTATAATTAGCTAATTTATTGGATAACATATTTAAAATAATAGGCTATAATTGGAATACTTATAATTCCTAAAGCATATACCATATTTATTCTTTTAAATAATAACTTATAATCTTTATCACTAGCAGCTATCATTAAATAATAAATGAAATATAGTTCAGGAAAAACTCCTAAAAATAATATGGTTAATAAAATGAATTTACTTTCTACAAAAGAAATAGCAAAGCCCAATACAATGATGCTTGTAATTATAGAAATCATTAGTAACATTGCCTTAGTTCTTTTTCTTCCTAGTAAAATTGGTATTGTTTGATGTTTACGTATATAGTCTTGGTTAATATTTACAATGTCCTGTACAGTATCTCTTATAATACTACCTATAAATGATAATGATATATAAAAAATAGTAATTAATTGCAACTTAAAAAACAAATCCCATTGGCTTTCTGTTAGCTTTATAGGTACATCACACCACCAAACAATTAATACACTAAATGCTTTAATAAATGAGTTTATAATATTTGTGAAAATCGTTTTCTTGACAACATATACAGAGTAAATTGTTATAATCATCAGATTAACAACTCCTATAAATCCGTAGTAGGGTTTTTCAATACAAAAAGCTAGTAAAAAGCTAAATACAATGGCAACTACTCCTAAAAAGACAGCTAAATTTCTGGCTACTAAAGGAGAAAATGTGTATTTTTTAGTGTTTTTTTTTCTTACAAAGTAATTGGTTAAACTACCTGACGCTAAAAGCGTAACTGTAGTGATGGAAAGTAATAAAAGATTAGAAAAGGAAAGACGGGTATTAAATCCATAACCTGATAAAAAAAAGATTTTAAATAAGAATTGAATAAACACCAAATATAGCAATGCTTTCCATTTTACTATATTAAAAAAGTGCCTATACATTAATTAAAATTCTTTTTAATCCTAGCCAAATCTCTTTTATTATCTCTATCTTTCATAGTTTGACGCTTATCATGCGTTTTCTTTCCTTTAGCTAACGCAATATCTAATTTTGCCCAACCATTTTCATTTATAAAAAGTCTTAAAGGAACAATTGTATTTCCTTTTACCTCAACCTCTCTAACTAACTTTTTAAGCTCTCGTTTGTTTAACAATAAACGTCTTTCACTTTTTGGTTTATGGTTATAGTGGTTTCCAAAAGCATATTCTTCTATGTACATATTTACCACAAACAACTCTCCTCTGTCATTAAACTCACAAAAACTTTCAGTTATTCTTGCTTTACTTTGACGGATAGATTTTATTTCCGTTCCAGTAAGTTGAATTCCTGCTGTATATTTATCTAATATCTCGTATTCAAAACGAGCTTTCTTATTCTGTATATTTATATTCTTCTGCATAATTATATAAGCAAATATACTTATTAATTTAAGGCCTGCAATAAAAACAAAACACACTGAAAATATATTTTTCAGTGTGCTTTTATTTGTTTAAAAAAGTGATTTATTCAGCCATAATAGCTTCAGCTACTTTTTTATACGTTCCATTTTCTAATTTTTCTCTAATTGCTGAGAAAGCTTCAATAGTTTCTTTTACATCTTCAATAGTATGACGTGCCGTAGGTATTAATCGTAAAATAATTAATCCTTTTGGAATTACTGGATATACTACAATTGAACAAAATACTCCGTGATTTTCTCTTAAATCATGAACCATAGCCATAGCTTCAGGAATTTCTCCTTTTAAATACACAGGAGTAATACAGGTAGCAGTAGTTCCTAAATCAAAGCCTGCTTCACGTAATCCAGATTGTAAAGCGTTGGTAATGTCCCATAACCTGTCTTTTAACTCAGGCATGGTACGTATCATATCTAAACGTTTTAAAGCCCCTTTAACCATTGGCATTGGTAATGACTTTGCAAACATTTGAGAACGCATATTGTATTGTAAATATTGAACTACATCTTTATCTCCAGCAAAGAATGCTCCGATTCCTGCCATAGATTTTGCAAACGTAGCAAAATACACATCAATACCATCTTGTACTCCTTGTTCAAAACCAGTTCCTCTACCACCTTCACCTAGTGTTCCAAATCCGTGAGCATCATCAACTAATAAACGGAAGTTATATTTTTCTTTTAATGCTACGATTTCTGCTAAACGACCTTGCTCTCCACGCATTCCAAAAACTCCTTCAGAAACTAGTAAAATTCCTCCTCCAGTTTTCTCTGCCATTTTAGTAGCACGCATTAAATTCTTCTCACAACTTTCAATATCATTATGGCGGTACACAAATCTTTTACCTGCATGTAAACGAACTCCATCAATAATACATGCATGTGTATCCATATCATATACAATAATATCGTCTTTTGACACCAAGGCATCAATAGCTGATACCATACCTTGATATCCAAAATTCACTAAATAAGAGGCTTCTTTACCTACAAATTCAGCGCATTCTTGTTCTAATTGTTCATGATATTTTGTATGTCCAGACATCATGCGTGCTCCCATAGGGTACGCCATTCCGTCTTCCGCAGCAGATTCTCCATCTACTTTTAACACTTCAGGATGATTTGCCAACCCTAAATAGTCATTAATACTCCAAGTAATTACTTTTTTTCCATTGAAAGACATACGGTTTGATATTGGCCCTTCTAGTTTTGGGAAGACATAATATCCTTCTGCCTTATCTGCCCATTTTCCTAAAGGTCCTTTATCTCCTTTAATTCTTTCAAATAAATCTTTAACCATTTTTACTTTTTGTTTTTAATACGTTGCGAAAGTAATCTTTTTTAAGAGCATATCAAAACTTGTTACCCAACAACTACACGAGTTCCAATACCAAATCATTAGCATCAACCAAGGTTCCTGCTTCTAATTGTACATTATCTATTACTCCTGAAGAAACAGCTGTTACTGTTGTTTCCATTTTCATGGCTTCAATAATAAATAGTGGTTGATTTTCTTTTACCTCTTCTCCTTTTTTAATAAGTACTGTTGATAACAATCCTTGCAATGGTGCTCCTATCTGTTTAGTATCATTACTGTCTGCTTTCTTATTTTCTATTTTGTCAACTTTTATAGAAGTATCTTTTATCAAGACATTTCTCATTTGACCATTAATTTTAAAAAATACATTAGCAAACCCATTCTCATCTGGTTCTGTTTTTTGTATTAATGATATTAATACTCTTTTTCCTGATTCAATATCTATCATTATTTCCTCTCCTACTTCCATTCCAAAAAAGAAGTTTTTAGTAGGAATACTCATTACATTACCATATTTAAGATGATTGTTATAAGCTTCCGTAAATACTTTTGGATATAATTTATACGATAAGAAGTCTGTTATTTCTAAACCTCTTCCCATTCCTTTTTTAAACTGTTGTTTAAACGCTTTGAATTCTTTTTCAAAATCTATTGGGGCTAAATGTGCATTGGGTCTATCTGTGTAAGGTTCTTCGTTCTTTAATATAATTTTTTGTAATTTTTCTGGGAAACCTCCAACCGGTTGCCCTAAGTCGCCTCTAAAAAAACTGATTACTGATTGTGGAAATGAAATGGTTTCGCCTCTTTCCATTACATCTTCCACTGTTAAATCATTACTAATCATATATTGCGCCATATCTCCTACTACTTTAGAGCTTGGCGTTACTTTAACAATGTCTCCAAACATTTTGTTTACTTCACCATACATTTTAGTTACGGCTGTAAACTTATCTTCTAACCCTAAAGCAATGGCTTGCCCTTTTAAGTTTGAATATTGTCCCCCTGGGATTTCATGCTCATATACTTCTCCTGTTCCAGATTTCAATCCAGATTCAAAAGGATAATAATAGGTTCTTACTGCTTCCCAATAGTTAGAATACTCTGCTAATTTTTCCGTGTTAAACTTATGCTCTCTTTCATTAAATCGTAACATTTCAACCATGGAATTGAAGTTTGGTTGCGATGTTAATCCAGATAATCCACCTAAAGCTACATCTACAACATCTACGCCAGCTTCTATGGCTTTCAAATAAGTGGCTGGCTGTATTGATGATGTATCGTGAGTATGTAAATGAACAGGAATGTTTATTTCTGACTTTAAAGCACTTATTAATTCATAAGCAGCTTGCGGCTTTAATAAACCAGCCATATCTTTTACTCCTAAAATATGTGCTCCAGCATTTTCTATGTCTTTTGCTAACTGTAAATAATATTTTAAATCGTATTTTGTTTTGGATGGATTTAAAATGTCTCCGGTATAACAAATAGACGCCTCAGCTAAACCTTTGGTTTTATTACGTACGTGTTTAATACATGGCTCAATAGATTTCATCCAGTTTAAGGAATCAAATATCCTAAATACATCTACTCCTGTTTCCCATGATTTCTCTACAAACTTTTCAATTAAGTTATCTGGATATGCTGTATAACCTACACCATTAGACCCTCTAATCAACATTTGCAATAATACATTAGGCATCGCCTCACGTAACAACGCCAAACGTTCCCAAGGATTTTCTTGTAAAAATCGTAAACACACATCAAAAGTAGCGCCTCCCCATACCTCCATACTGAAAATTTCAGGATGATTTTTAGCATATCCTTCTGCTACTTTTAGCATATCTGTTGTACGCATACGAGTAGCTAATAAACTTTGATGAGCATCTCTCATCGTTGTATCCGTAAAATGAATTTTCTTTTCATTCTTCAGCCATTCTGCAAACTTCTCTGGCCCTAATTCTGTTAAAAGGTCTTTAGTTCCTTTTGGATGTTTTTCTAACTTAGGAAATTTAGGAACTTTTGGTTTTGCAAACTGGTGTCCTTCTATTGTTTTTTTAACATCTGGATTCCCATTAACTATAACTTCTCCTAAGAAATTAATTAATTTATTGGCTCTGTTCTTCGTTTCTTTAAACTCAAAAAGTTTAGGCTCATTTTTAATAAAGTTTACCG encodes the following:
- a CDS encoding tetratricopeptide repeat protein — its product is MNPYYEKGVQLFNLNRYKEASKYLKDSLTETPNDFYAQYYLALCFHNLDEFDNLKQIAIALIGQYPDSDEAHYLLSIYYLSIDNIDKAYEYINSAISLDSYEATYFGYKSLILIQKKEYTKALNTANQGLSIDAKNTLCLNTRTKALTKLQRKEDAFETLQNTLQDNPEDYFTRANAGWTNLELGNYKVAKVHFQEALQKDPNNEYAKEGMLEAIKAKNIVYRSFLKYSFWMEKKSSKYQWGIFISLYLLYRFSTKLSSEFGFSFMIPIIALLYFSFVLGSWIITPVSNAILLSDTYSKYLLNNKDKNAAYSFILLFSIAILSIFVYYYFNTPHLLFFVIATFSSIIPITHSIQKSSISIKNIGFLYGLIIFAIGIFNLIFSLNISILVPIIMFVAYTWLQSLIKPRND
- a CDS encoding rhomboid family intramembrane serine protease, producing the protein MTDFINNLKYKFKHAGIVEKLIYANLAVFILVFILNTFTFLFKADSNFIVKWFAFPSNTDDFVTKPWTIVTYGFLHTSFIHLLLNLIALFFIGNLFKQYFTSKQLLNFYILGTVLGGLIFMVSYNFFPVFANVSKNSILLGASAGVSAIFIGIASYIPEYQVKIPLIGFIKLWVLGAIWVALDIIQIPAGNAGGHLAHLGGSLFGFVYINYANNKEITIFSSITDFFKKSIKKQKDTPLKTVYKSGNKPSYSSRSKSKTQQEIDTILDKISKSGYETLTKEEKEFLFKQGKN
- a CDS encoding endonuclease/exonuclease/phosphatase family protein, with amino-acid sequence MRKNSIINTLLLFINSLLATALLLSYLLPYISPKTIPALTVFSLFVPFLVLTNLGFLIYWLIKLHKNALLSALILLIGWFVAPPLLKFSNKEVVLTNDLKVMSYNVRLFNHYKWNEDVTTEQKIYEFINTKSPDIVALQEFYHSDLLDIKLPYKYIKTKTNHNKFGLAIYSKYPIVNSGSLNFKNSANNTIFVDIAKNEDTIRVYNVHLESLKLNTNKENFGEESSERLFKRLRNGFKKQVGQTELIMQHEYSWKGKKIMCGDFNNTSYSWVYRKLTENKKDAFIERGLGLGKSFRYIYPMRIDFILTDNGATINQFKTYNDVKLSDHYPIMSRLNW
- a CDS encoding geranylgeranyl reductase family protein, whose amino-acid sequence is MKHFNVAVIGSGPSGASTAFHLAKKGISTVIIEKETLPRYKTCGGGFVFRGRKNLPFEIDDVVEKEFHTVDIYLGDKLHFQTHREEPTISMIMRDSFDNLITQKAKEFGATLLENHKLTGLDFSDSYITIETSQGNFTADFVIAADGALSPTAKLAGWKEDTRKLIPALEYEVEVSDEDFERLSKEVRFDIDAIPYGYAWSFPKKKHLSIGVASARRTKINLKQFYKEYLETLGITNVINATQHGFQIPVAPRTDGFVKNNVFLIGDAAGFADPVTAEGISNAIYSGKLAAEAIIESNQDKTLAAQLYIEKIEEGLLPEVKTGLWLSKWFYEQKTVRNILLKKYGQRFSEAMADVFHGKRSYPKDIKQTIKQRIKELVF
- a CDS encoding IS3 family transposase (programmed frameshift), which translates into the protein MNDNIYRKRTQKDYTMSFKLSVVSEVEKGELTYKQAQLKYGIQGRSTVLVWLRKYGNFDWDHQTPSTMPKSPEQKLLELEQKLRQLEKQNNRLKAQAAAVEKKAILFDMMIDLAEKEYKIPIKKKLQNRVIDMFVLQKKESISSTCKLLGFSRQVYYRANYRVTKAHTIANKVVELVKDVRMEQPRIGTRKLYYILSEELGSLGVGRDRLFDILRANKLLIKRQKSYHITTNSHHRFRKHANLIETLEVNRPEQVWVADITYLGSRKKPMYLSLITDAYSKKIVGYHLDKTLAVNSTVKALVMAIKNRVYPEKELIHHSDRGIQYCSNIYQDILSKQKLKCSMTESYDPYQNAIAERVNGILKQEFFTNTTNLDIKIMEKIVKQSITIYNSKRPHWSCHFKTPDQAHQQNIMKIKSYRKKTSSKAITLDDV
- a CDS encoding outer membrane beta-barrel protein — encoded protein: MKKVVFLIVFVLGAVQFSQSQIDFGIKGGINYNSDSFGEVKADVFSGAKSKTGFHAGVWTRFKIPVIGLYVRPELVYTSLKTSSDVAAYDFQKIDIPVLLGKKFLKVAHVFVGPSFQYLIDGDLSINTLKSIKTEANGLTVGLQLGAGVEIGKFGLDVRWERAFSDISSTLVTELANVNFDTRINQIIIGASFKF
- a CDS encoding transketolase family protein, with translation MKKYTYTEKKDTRSGFGDGLTELGKTNPDVVALCADLTGSLKMNDFAKNHPERFYQVGIAEANMMGIAAGLTIGGKIPFTGTFANFSTGRVYDQIRQSIAYSDKNVKICASHAGLTLGEDGATHQILEDVGLMKMLPGMTVINTCDYSQTKAATIAIAEHEGPVYLRFGRPKVPVFMTDQPFEIGKAVQLTEGTDVTIVATGHLVWESLQAAEKLEEKGISAEVINIHTIKPLDEEAILKSVAKTGCIVTAEEHNKYGGLGESVARCLATNNPTPQEFVAVNDSFGESATPAELMAKYEINDEAVVKAVEKVLKRK
- a CDS encoding Maf family nucleotide pyrophosphatase yields the protein MLSNKLANYKITLASASPRRQQLLRDLDIDFTIQLKEVEEIYPDNLTSYQITDYLSKLKSVPFKENIGDNELVITSDTIVWVNEEALGKPKTYEEAYIMLTKLSNKTHEVITSICITGKEYQKVVHDIVKVRFKKLDKEEIEYYINTYKPYDKAGAYGIQEWIGKIGINKIEGSYFTVMGLPIHKLYKELKNL